ATTGGAGACCATCACAAGTAGTTGAAGAAGCAAAACAAAGAGGTCTCCAAGCAATTGCTCTTACTGACCATGACACTACTTTTGGTGTTCCTGAAGCCCAAGAAACTGGAAAAAGGGTTGGAGTAATTGTGCATAGTGGTATCGAAGTTAATTCTTCCTATCAAGACTCAGATGTAACCTTAGATAGTTTAGATATATTAGGCCTAAAAATGAATCTAGATTTAATTCAGCCACTTGAGAGTAAACTGTCTGTCTATAGGCATGATGCACTTGATAGGATCATAGATAAGCTTAATCAGTATATCTCTTCAGAGGAGTTTGAAAGAGATGATAGGGAGAAAAGGTACTCTCTTAAGAGTCCAAGAGTAATAAGCGTCGACGATCTCATTACCTGGAAATGTGAATGGAATGATTATAAATGTGAAGTGCCATACATTTCTGATTGGGAAATTGCATTTTATGCCTTTGGTCGTTTCGCTCCTCACTTGAATTTAGAGAAAAGAACATTGGGTGGGGACAGAAGTGTTATGAAAGAAATAATGAGAGAATATCCATTTTTATTCCAAAGAACAACCAGGAGGCCATCCTGGGAAGAAGCGATGAGAGAAATTAAAAATGCCGAAGGTTTAGCTGTATGGAGTCATCCCGGGCGGGCACTTTATTATCAAGAAAGCGGGCTAATTAAAGAATGGGAACTCGACGAAAATGGATGGTGCTTACCTGAGAGAAAGAAAAGTCCATTTGCCGTAGCACAAAAATTAGCTGAAAAAGGATTGGATGGGATTGAGTTGTATTATTATGCTGGAAATGATACTCTTCATGGTCATATACAAGAACAGATCAACAAGTATTTTAAATTAATGGCAGAAACATTTGGACTTATGGTCACTTATGGATCTGACTGCCATGGACCGCGATTAAGAGAACCGTATATGGGGGTATTTGGTTCTTCTACGCTGATATTGTAATCAAGATGGAAATCATAAACAAAACCATGGACCGGGGAGATTTGTTTACTGATGAATCTATGCCCGCAATAAACCGGATTGATGACTTGATTCGTGACATTTACTCTAGGGGATTGAATATCACAAACTGGTATGGTTTTATGACAGACGACAGAGAAGCTGAAAGTCTGCAGGGTGTTGGGATAGACAATAGAGGTTCAGATTATGAGCCGCTCACAGGAGTTGTTGATGATGGAAGATTTCCATGGTACTTATATTGGGAAACATGTACCGTCCTGGCAAACGGCCCTAAACTAAAAAAAGACCATGTTGTTTTAGATGCAGGAGGAACTTCTTCTTTATTTAGTTGTTATCTTGCTTCTCGAGGAGCCGAGATGCATTCGATAGATTTTAATGAGGAAATTGTTGCGAACGGCAATAAGTTAAGCCAAGAGATGGGTTGGAATATGTCCTCATACCATATGGATATGAGGACACTGGATTTCCCTGACGAATTTTTTAATCACGCTTATTCGATTTGTGTGTTTGAACATTTAGAGTCTAGAGTAAAGCAACTTGCATTAGAGGAGATTGCAAGATGCTTGAAACCAAAGGGGATGTTATCAATAACTTTTGATTACAAAAATCCTGCTCCTGATGTCTATCCAATTGGGCCGGATACAAGTTCTGAGAATAGACCCTCAACAACAGAAGATATTGGGAGGGCATTTCTTTCAACAGGGCGTTTTGAGTTAGTAGGAAACAAAGAATTTTTTGATAACGGGAAAACATATTTAATGAACCCTAAATTTGGCAACCGTCCCTATACTTTTGGAGCGATATTTTTACAGAAAAAATAGTAAACTTATTAAATAAGATTAAACATAATTGTAAAAATGGATATCGGATTTGCAATACTTTTAGAGGATGAATGTTACAACTACTCTCGTAAATTAGAATTAAAACTATGTGAAAAATTCGGTTTATGCTGGGGCTTGAAGCAAAGTCCACACATAACCATTAAGGCACCATTTGAAACAGACAAATTAGGCCCATTTGTAAAATATCTGAAGAGCTTGGCAAAAGAGATATCTCCATTTGAAATCGAATTAGAAGGGTTTAATTACTTCGGGAATAAAGTTATTTTTCTTGATGTAAAGAGAAACAAGCAGCTTAAAGAGTTGCATTTTAGAATCTTAAGAGATTTACAAAGTAAGTTTAGTATCAATCCGCACGAATTGGAAGGTAAACATGTAAAATTTCATTCTAGTATTGCTACTGGCGACGTGACTGAGGAAAAGTTTAGGAAAGCAAAGCAATATCTGAAGAAATATCATCCAAACTTTAAGTTTACAGCAAAGACTATGGGGATTTTTTATTATCTTGGTGAAGATGCTGGATGGATTATAGTAAGAAGGACAAAGTTTAATAGAGATAGAAAATAGTTTTTAGTGGCTGTAATATTCCTTCAGCGTCGCTTTTCTTCCTGAAGGAGTATATGCGAAAGCGCCGAACTCTTTCATGTTTTTTGCTTCCTTGAAGCTGAACACAGGCCCGTCCTTGCATACTAACCTGTCATCTACCATGCACTGGGCGCAGATTCCGTAACCGCAGGCCATGAAGCGCTCTAAGGAGAGTTCTCCCTGAATGCTGTGTTTTAACCCTAGTTCCATCACTTTTTTCATCATGACCTCAGGTCCGCAGGCGTAGATGAAGTCTATTTTTTTGTTTTTTAATTCGTTTTCCAATACCGCTGTTGTAAAGCCTTTAAATCCAAAGCTGCCGTCATCAGTGCAGAATCTTGCGTTTTTAAAGCGGTCTTTGTATAATAATAATTCCCTGGTTCTTGCTCCATTGATGATGATTGGATTGTTTAATTCTTCTATCAAGGTTGCCACTGAGGCCATGCCCAGGCCGCCTGCTACGACTATTGATTTTCCCTTCTTTATCGAGAACGGTTTTCCATAGGGGCCTCTGATGCCGAGCTTGTCTCCTGGCTTTAGGGTTATTAGTTTCTTTGTGCATTCTCCCTTTGCTTCTACGGTTATTCCTATCTGGTCTTTGGAGTGGTAGGATAACGCGAACGGCTTCTCATCAATGCCAGGAAGCCAGAGCATTATAAATTGGCCTGGCTGGTAATCAATCTTATGGTTCAGGAAGAGGGTTGAGACGGTTTTGGATTCCTTCTTTACTTTCGTGATTTTTAGGACTTTTGGGATTTCCATTTCAGGCTTCTCCTTTTCTGCGATTCAGGCTGTTGCAGATAATTCTCATCCGTAATAACCTTATCTCCGGATTCAAGCTCAAGATTCTTTCGTGCATCTCCAGCTATCTTACCTCCTTTCCTGGCAGCACTTTTATTCTCAGAGAATCCTAATGCATTTCTGCTTCGTGCGATCTTTGTTGTTGATGCTTCTCCCAACATTGTGAAGATAATCTCGAGATCAGTCATATGGTCCCTTAGATTCTCTTTTTTAAGAGATTTAAGCTTTTTGTATTCATCAACCGTCTTGCCAAACGTTGCCTTGCTGATTTCGTTTGTAAGAATTGCATATTCTTTGTCTTCTTTTACTCCTCGTTTAGACCATTCGTCAGTTAATTCCTGCCTTACTGCAATGCCCCTGACCCTCTTTTCTATCCAGTCATCAGAATAGCCTTTTTGCTTGTACAACTCCTTCATACGCTTTTGTGTAAGTTCTGGATCTTGTATTTCCTCCACACGCTCATAACCGACTTGCGCAAGCCATTGCTTAAAGGGCTCGGCCTTTGGGGATGGGATGGACTGGATTATACGGAACATGTTCTTTGTATTTGCGCAGTCTGTAGCGTAGGATTTACCATCAGCTGAGGGTAATTTCAGTTGTAAACAATATGTTAACAACTGACTTTCTCTTCCTTTCAAAACCCCCCAGTATTGCCTGGGGCTTGGGCTGTCAGTGAGTGCCTGAACTACATCCACCACAGAGAAATACCACTGATTTTCATGCCAGATTCTTCTTATCCGCTTGTCTTGGAAGACGACTAAGGCTTTGTCCATTCTTGCCTGAACCCTCTCTTTATAGCAAATCGCACAAATTTTGGAACATTTATCCTGCGATTTGCTAGTTACTAAATCTCACAATATGTTCATAAATTAATGAGATTTACTATTAGATGGGTATTCCTGGTTTTATAATGGTTGCGGTGGTGTTGGGATGGCTTATTTCTTTAAAAATTTCCTGGCCATCTCGTGAAATTCCCTGCATATCCCAAGGTCAAACTCTGCAGTCTCTCTAGAATAGGAATAATGGTAATCAGCATCTTCTCTTGCACTCATCGCAGCCTTAAAATCGTTGATATGCCTGCTCTCAATCTTTCCATTTTTGTTTAAGTGCTCCAATACAGCAATGACTGCAATGTGTTTTTTCTCAATATAGCCCTGATCGTAAAGGACGGCTTTGGCGGCATGAAACATGGAATAATAGCATTTCACAATACTCCATTTGTAATCCTCATCACTGAGCGCTTTTTCAGCTTTCCCAAGGTCATAGGCTGACTCATTTAATTCCTTTTCGCTGAGCTCCTTATCTGGGCTCGTTTTTATCAGGAATCTCTTTTCAATGCATTGCTTCAGGCTTATCATACAAGCCTCACCTTGTCCTTCTCAACCCTCTCATAGAATGCCTTGTCCTGCTTGGCCATCTTTGACCATTCCAGGTCTGTGAATATGTTAAAACTTATCTTTCTTCCCATCTTTCTCTCCAGGGATTCCATATCGCGTATGATCTCTGTTCTTCTGGCCTTTCCTATGATCAAGAGATCCATATCACTGTCTGTACTGTAGTCTCCTCTTGCGCAGCTTCCATACAGGTATACCTCTGAATTCTCTGGCTTCTTTATATCGCTTAATCCCATCAGGATATTTATCTTCTTGAGTTCGGTAATCACCCCGTTATCATTGTTGATGTTCACCATGCGGCTAGAGCCTATTGTCTTTCTTGTTATGAATCCGTTTTTTTCAAGATAGTACAGCCATTTTATGACTGTGGCTTTTGATATCTTTGTTTTTTGTACCAGCTCTCTCTGGAGGACGTCTTCATGGTCTACAAGGTATTTTAGAATGAGGAGTATCTTCTTGTTGCCGAATAGGTCTTCCAGCTGCATGATGAGATTAGGACTGGTTTAAGTATTTAAACCTTTTGGTATAAATGGATAGACCTAATGGTTTAATTGGTTTGACTCATAGTTTGTGAGTTCTTCAGATTTTCTTAGCCTGCTTGGGAGGCATCTTTTGGATGACTGCAAAAATGCTAAAATGTGGTCACCCAAGAGCAAAAGAATTCTTTACAACCTCTCCTGCCCTAACCTCTTATTAATAATCGCATGATATCTCTTCTCCTTGTCTATACCGATGGAATTCCTGTTAAGCATTGGTATGCGCAGCATATCCATTAAGCTAAAAAGACCCTAACACAAAATCATCTCAACGCTATATACTTCCCCCTTTCTCTAAAACTTACTATTCCTTTATCTCTCAGAAACTGCAATTGCTGCCTTATTTTTGCTTTGACATGCTGATTTTCGGGGTGATCTTTTGCAAGCTCTTCTTCATATTCATAGACCTCTTTAAGCGAAAACTCCTTTTTCTCCAGTGCATGGATTACCCGCAGGACATCAAGAGTCCAGCCCCTTTCAGGCAGAGTAGTGTCTTTGATGAAGCTGACCTTCTTCCACTGATTATGCACAGTCGTCTTATCGTATATTTCTTTCTCATGGATTATCTTTATTATTCCTTCTGGCGGAATTTTATTTAGCAGTACATTACAGCCAATCCATCCAGCTCTTCTGGCCCTCTGCGAGAGTGGCTTCCTTTTCTCAATAATGGTCTCGGTGAAAAAGAAGTAAGGCAATAAGAATAGGTTTTCAATGTAATAATCAGTATTATACTTCAGAAGGAAGAAATTTGGCCTGATATCGTGCTTGATAGAGTCTATCATTAAAGTATAAGCACCATCAAGAATCCTTTTTCCAAACTTACTCTTTTGACTCTTCAACTGGAATTGCTGGTTGCATTGAGGGCAGAAGAAATCTGCCACAGGCTGGTTATTTGGAAATTTATTTATCTCTAAATGAGAACATGCTGGGCAGAACATATTATTGCCCATCCAATTCTCAGTGAGAACCCGTATTCTTTGGGAATTGCTTTTGTATCTGTCAAATACTTCCTCTTGGTAAATACTGAGTTCCATTCTCATTCCATTATGTTGATGGTTAATAAATCTTATCCAAGATCGCTCCCCAGCCTATGATCATTCTTAAATAGATCCTCTGGATCAGCTTGTTTAATGAAATGCCCGTACTGCAATTCAAAAACCAAAGTAGAGATTCTTACAACAGAAAGAGGCCAGGTTAGGTGGCTGAATCCAAAGATAGGAGATAATGGCGCAATAATCGAGTTAGGAAATAAATGGGAATATGAAGGCGGAGAGACTCTAGAGGATACAAGATATGAAATAAGGTGCGTTAAATGCGGCAAAACAATAAAACATACTGATACCTTGGCGTAGTGTTAGGATCCGAAAAAAGGTGATCAACATGAAAATCACCCAAACCATCCTTGAAAAAACGTTCATCATCGAGCATAGAGGAAAAGAGTACTATGTCAATTTCGCGACTCTGATGGATATGTTATGGAACTAAGAGAGGGCGAGAATTGGCAAATAAATGATGAAGATGGCAACGAGCTTGATGTGTATGTCTTCCAACCTACTCCAGGAGAATTGAAGCAGAAATATAAAGAAGTAAGATTATTCAACAAGCTTGTCCGCTTCTGCATCAGGCATTTCAATGATTATCGGCCGGAATTATAGGCTTCTTATATACCCAAGCACGGGAGGAATCCTTTGGGTGACTACAAAAACAACCAAATGTAGTCACCTAAAATAGCAACATTTAAATATGTAGTCACCTCTATTAGAGGTATGCATATTGAAAAGCGAAAGGTTGGAAAGAAGATTAAGTATTTTCTTTCACATTCCTACAGAGAAGGCAAAAAAGTCCACAAATTCAGGAAATACATCGGGCAGAACTTAAAAATACAATTATTGGAAGAAAGAAGAACAATCGCTGAAAAGCTTATTTTGGAGGAGATACACCGCTACAAAATCATAAAAGACCCGCTCCGGGTGCAGCTTTCAGACGAAGAAATCACTGCAATAAGAAAACTTGAATTCAAGATACCGATAAAGCTAAGGCATTTGTCTGAAGGCCAATGGAAAGAATTCTCAGAGATATTCACCTATAACACCAATGCCATAGAAGGAAGCAAATTAAACCAAAGAGAGGTGCAGGATCTCCTGGAAAAGGATAAATGGCCCGACAAGTCAAAAGGGGATATTGCAGAAGCCTACGGAGTGGATGAGGCATTACGGTTTATCAGAGGGACCAAGGAGCATCTATCCATAGAACTTAGCAAAAAAATACACAAGATTGTCTTCAAGAATTCAAAGCCATTTGCCGGGAAATTAAGGAAAAAAGGCGAAGAAGTTGTTGTTATGGACAGCAGCGGGAATGTTGTCCATGAAGGAGCCCCCCAACCCCGGATCAGCCATTTATTGAATGAGCTGGTTTCATGGTATGACAAGAACAAGACAGCATATCCTGCCTTGGTTCTTGGCGCAGTGATCCATAACCAATTCGAGAATATTCATCCGTTCAGGGATGGAAACGGCAGGGTTGGCAGAATCTTGCTGAATAATATCCTGATTAAGCACAGCCTGCCTCCAATTAATATAGACTTAAAAAATAGGATGGAATACTACTCATCATTGCAGTCATATGAAAAGAATCACGATCTAAGGCCTACTATAGATCTTTATTTGAAGGAGTATGCAAACTTAAGAAAAAAGCTGGGTGGCCACAAAACAAGGAAAATGTAGACACCTAAGCTTGTCCGCTTCTGCATCAGGCATTTTAATGATTATAAGCTGGAATTATAAGAAGGTATTCTGAAATCTTGAGGCAACCGGGTTAAGTCAACACGCGTGTGTTGACTTAACCGATGATTGCAAAGGCTTTTAAATGTAAATGGGATTAGATACTGTATGGTGGGCACTCGTATCAAGGACAAGAGGGGCAGATTTATAGGTATTTTCGGAAATGTGC
This portion of the Candidatus Nanoarchaeia archaeon genome encodes:
- a CDS encoding PHP domain-containing protein; this translates as MRIIEDDQVHSKASDGNWRPSQVVEEAKQRGLQAIALTDHDTTFGVPEAQETGKRVGVIVHSGIEVNSSYQDSDVTLDSLDILGLKMNLDLIQPLESKLSVYRHDALDRIIDKLNQYISSEEFERDDREKRYSLKSPRVISVDDLITWKCEWNDYKCEVPYISDWEIAFYAFGRFAPHLNLEKRTLGGDRSVMKEIMREYPFLFQRTTRRPSWEEAMREIKNAEGLAVWSHPGRALYYQESGLIKEWELDENGWCLPERKKSPFAVAQKLAEKGLDGIELYYYAGNDTLHGHIQEQINKYFKLMAETFGLMVTYGSDCHGPRLREPYMGVFGSSTLIL
- a CDS encoding class I SAM-dependent methyltransferase, giving the protein MEIINKTMDRGDLFTDESMPAINRIDDLIRDIYSRGLNITNWYGFMTDDREAESLQGVGIDNRGSDYEPLTGVVDDGRFPWYLYWETCTVLANGPKLKKDHVVLDAGGTSSLFSCYLASRGAEMHSIDFNEEIVANGNKLSQEMGWNMSSYHMDMRTLDFPDEFFNHAYSICVFEHLESRVKQLALEEIARCLKPKGMLSITFDYKNPAPDVYPIGPDTSSENRPSTTEDIGRAFLSTGRFELVGNKEFFDNGKTYLMNPKFGNRPYTFGAIFLQKK
- a CDS encoding 2'-5' RNA ligase family protein; translation: MDIGFAILLEDECYNYSRKLELKLCEKFGLCWGLKQSPHITIKAPFETDKLGPFVKYLKSLAKEISPFEIELEGFNYFGNKVIFLDVKRNKQLKELHFRILRDLQSKFSINPHELEGKHVKFHSSIATGDVTEEKFRKAKQYLKKYHPNFKFTAKTMGIFYYLGEDAGWIIVRRTKFNRDRK
- a CDS encoding dihydroorotate dehydrogenase electron transfer subunit is translated as MEIPKVLKITKVKKESKTVSTLFLNHKIDYQPGQFIMLWLPGIDEKPFALSYHSKDQIGITVEAKGECTKKLITLKPGDKLGIRGPYGKPFSIKKGKSIVVAGGLGMASVATLIEELNNPIIINGARTRELLLYKDRFKNARFCTDDGSFGFKGFTTAVLENELKNKKIDFIYACGPEVMMKKVMELGLKHSIQGELSLERFMACGYGICAQCMVDDRLVCKDGPVFSFKEAKNMKEFGAFAYTPSGRKATLKEYYSH
- a CDS encoding Bro-N domain-containing protein — encoded protein: MDKALVVFQDKRIRRIWHENQWYFSVVDVVQALTDSPSPRQYWGVLKGRESQLLTYCLQLKLPSADGKSYATDCANTKNMFRIIQSIPSPKAEPFKQWLAQVGYERVEEIQDPELTQKRMKELYKQKGYSDDWIEKRVRGIAVRQELTDEWSKRGVKEDKEYAILTNEISKATFGKTVDEYKKLKSLKKENLRDHMTDLEIIFTMLGEASTTKIARSRNALGFSENKSAARKGGKIAGDARKNLELESGDKVITDENYLQQPESQKRRSLKWKSQKS
- a CDS encoding HEPN domain-containing protein, translating into MISLKQCIEKRFLIKTSPDKELSEKELNESAYDLGKAEKALSDEDYKWSIVKCYYSMFHAAKAVLYDQGYIEKKHIAVIAVLEHLNKNGKIESRHINDFKAAMSAREDADYHYSYSRETAEFDLGICREFHEMARKFLKK
- a CDS encoding nucleotidyltransferase domain-containing protein, translated to MQLEDLFGNKKILLILKYLVDHEDVLQRELVQKTKISKATVIKWLYYLEKNGFITRKTIGSSRMVNINNDNGVITELKKINILMGLSDIKKPENSEVYLYGSCARGDYSTDSDMDLLIIGKARRTEIIRDMESLERKMGRKISFNIFTDLEWSKMAKQDKAFYERVEKDKVRLV
- a CDS encoding DpnI domain-containing protein; this translates as MELSIYQEEVFDRYKSNSQRIRVLTENWMGNNMFCPACSHLEINKFPNNQPVADFFCPQCNQQFQLKSQKSKFGKRILDGAYTLMIDSIKHDIRPNFFLLKYNTDYYIENLFLLPYFFFTETIIEKRKPLSQRARRAGWIGCNVLLNKIPPEGIIKIIHEKEIYDKTTVHNQWKKVSFIKDTTLPERGWTLDVLRVIHALEKKEFSLKEVYEYEEELAKDHPENQHVKAKIRQQLQFLRDKGIVSFRERGKYIALR
- a CDS encoding Fic family protein, whose product is MHIEKRKVGKKIKYFLSHSYREGKKVHKFRKYIGQNLKIQLLEERRTIAEKLILEEIHRYKIIKDPLRVQLSDEEITAIRKLEFKIPIKLRHLSEGQWKEFSEIFTYNTNAIEGSKLNQREVQDLLEKDKWPDKSKGDIAEAYGVDEALRFIRGTKEHLSIELSKKIHKIVFKNSKPFAGKLRKKGEEVVVMDSSGNVVHEGAPQPRISHLLNELVSWYDKNKTAYPALVLGAVIHNQFENIHPFRDGNGRVGRILLNNILIKHSLPPINIDLKNRMEYYSSLQSYEKNHDLRPTIDLYLKEYANLRKKLGGHKTRKM